The sequence GACATACATACCCCGCCTGTCCTTTATTGACGGGCCTTAAGTCAACCTAACTGCAATTATTTCCATCATGACCACGACTCTCCAAAGACAACAATCTGCCTCCCTGTGGGAGCAGTTTTGCCAGTGGGTCACCAGCACCGAGAACCGCCTGTATGTGGGCTGGTTCGGCGTGCTGATGATTCCCACCCTGCTGGCTGCTACCGCCTGCTTCGTGGTTGCGTTCATCGCAGCCCCTCCCGTCGACATCGACGGCATCCGTGAGCCCGTCGCTGGCTCTTTGATGTACGGCAACAACATCATCTCCGGTGCGGTTGTGCCTTCTTCCAACGCCATCGGCCTGCACTTCTACCCCATCTGGGAAGCTGCTTCCCTTGATGAGTGGCTGTACAACGGTGGCCCTTACCAGTTGGTAATCTTCCACTTCCTCATTGGCGTCTTCTGCTACATGGGTCGTGAGTGGGAACTGAGCTACCGCCTGGGCATGCGCCCCTGGATCTGCGTGGCTTACAGCGCACCTGTGGCCGCTGCCTCTGCTGTGTTCTTGATCTACCCCCTGGGTCAAGGCTCCTTCTCTGACGGCATGCCGTTGGGTATCTCCGGTACCTTCAACTTCATGCTAGTGTTCCAGGCTGAGCACAACATTCTGATGCACCCCTTCCACATGCTGGGTGTAGCCGGTGTGTTTGGTGGTTCTTTGTTCTCGGCTATGCACGGTTCACTGGTGACTTCTTCTCTGGTGCGTGAGACCACCGAGACCGAGTCTCAGAACTACGGCTACAAGTTTGGCCAAGAAGAAGAGACCTACAACATCGTTGCAGCCCACGGCTACTTCGGTCGTCTGATCTTCCAATATGCCAGCTTCAACAACAGCCGCAGCCTGCACTTCTTCTTGGGTGCGTGGCCTGTGATTGGCATTTGGTTCACCGCACTGGGCATCAGCACGATGGCGTTCAACCTGAACGGGTTCAACTTCAACCAGTCGATCCTTGACTCACAGGGTCGTGTGATTGGCACCTGGGCTGACGTGATCAACCGGGCGAACCTGGGTATGGAAGTGATGCACGAGCGCAATGCTCACAACTTCCCCCTCGACCTCGCTACCGCTGAGGCGCCTGAAATCATCGGCTAGTCTTGACTGACTACCCCATTGATTGCCTTAAAGGTTGATTAGTAAAAAGCGCTCCCCTTGGGGAGCGCTTTTTGCTGGCGTTATTAGCGCGCTGGGCGAGCGGAAATACCTAGTCGTTGCCGGTTGGTATTACCTGGCACAGCCGCTTGGCCCCCAGGGTTGAGTGGTCTAGCGCTGGGTGGACGGGTCTGGGACGATGGTGGGTTGCTTCCCGGTGGGCGCGGTGGTGGGATGACCCTTGGCTGGTGCGGCTGGTCTTGGCCGCACCCCCCAGAAGAGCCCAGGCTGCGCAATTCGCAAACGGCATAGAGCCAGCTGCGCTGAACGCGCTTAAAGTGCTCTCCCAACCATTTGCCTCGGGCCTTAGGGTCGTTGTCGAGGGTGGCTTTTAAGCCGTCTTGGTAATGGCCTCGGTCGAGCACTTCTTCCGCCTGTTCGCGGGTGGGTGGGTTGACGGCGCGATCAACGTCTTTGACGATCGCATCCACGTTTTCTTTAGCGGCTTTGGCCTGGTTGTAGCGCCTGTAGAGATCGTTGAGGCGATCGGTGTTGGCTAACCGTTGCCCCTGGGAATTTTGTTTGGCCTCCGGCAGGGCCTGGGCCGTCAGTTGAGAGAGTTGGGCATTGCCGGTGGGGGTGCCCACAAAGGTCCATCCTTGGTTGCTGACCTCGACTACGGGTTGGTCAGGGCTAATCAGCC is a genomic window of Nodosilinea sp. E11 containing:
- the psbA gene encoding photosystem II q(b) protein codes for the protein MTTTLQRQQSASLWEQFCQWVTSTENRLYVGWFGVLMIPTLLAATACFVVAFIAAPPVDIDGIREPVAGSLMYGNNIISGAVVPSSNAIGLHFYPIWEAASLDEWLYNGGPYQLVIFHFLIGVFCYMGREWELSYRLGMRPWICVAYSAPVAAASAVFLIYPLGQGSFSDGMPLGISGTFNFMLVFQAEHNILMHPFHMLGVAGVFGGSLFSAMHGSLVTSSLVRETTETESQNYGYKFGQEEETYNIVAAHGYFGRLIFQYASFNNSRSLHFFLGAWPVIGIWFTALGISTMAFNLNGFNFNQSILDSQGRVIGTWADVINRANLGMEVMHERNAHNFPLDLATAEAPEIIG